The Penaeus vannamei isolate JL-2024 chromosome 39, ASM4276789v1, whole genome shotgun sequence genome includes the window actccagtctccctccctcactcaccaattactcactcacacactccagtctccctccctcactcaccaattactcactcacactccagtatccctccctcactcaccaatTCAGCCTATAGCAATAATTCGTGTTGATCGAGATGATCCTGAGCCCCGGACGCGCCAAGACGGAGTAATAGCCAGCGAAGCGAGCGGTGGGCGGGACTTGGGACCCCATGAGGCGACTCCACTGGTCAGCCACCGCGTCGTACAGCCACTGGACGCCGAATCTTGACCATACCTCGGGGGACTCCGGTGGGGGGAAGCtatggggtgggaaggaagggtgtagggaggaagggtgtagggaggaagggtgtagggaggaagggtgtagggaggaagggtgtagggaggaagggtgtaaggggggaaggggggagaagggtgtaggggggaaggggggagaagggtgtaggggggaagggggagaagggtgtagaggggaaggggggagaagggtgtaggggggaagggggggaagggggagaagggtgtaggggggaagggtgggaagtgagagggaagtgagggaaggatgaaggggacgggaagggggagggagggatgaagggaaggggaaggaagggagggaagaagggagggtgagggtgaagcgaggtggtagggagggaaggaacgattagggcggaagggaggggaagagaggtagaaggggaggagaaagagagaaacggatatTAGTTTTGGTTGTGGAGTTGCAcctggttgtggtgatgatgatgatggtaacgattacAATTACGATtaaggttataataatgatgatgatattaatgatgatgataatgatgatgatgatgaccatgaatatgactatgataatggctatggcgatgattataacaacgatgATGTTTATGACAATGTTttttgatgaagatgaagatcatgatgatgatgatgatgatgatgatgatgatgatgcattttttgatgatggtgacgatgttttttgatgatgatgacgatgcttttctcatgatgatgacgatacttCCTCGACGACGACACCAAACCCCAAATACCTTTCCCCACAAAACCCGACCACTGCAACTCCACCCACCTATCCCGAGGAAAGCTCTCGTGGTTCCCGATGGCGCCGTAGATGGGCAAGTTGGGAAAGTACTCGAGGAGGAGGTCCGTCATCTCCCTCATGATGGCGATGTTCTCTCTCGGCGTGATCTTCCAGATATGATGCGGCACCAAGTCCCCGGTGGACAGCACGTAGTCGACGTCCTGGGGGACAGGCGCGAGGTATATACGAGAGAATGATAACATGTAAGACTGATAcgacgtaataataatgatataaaacaaaaacaataataataataataataataataataataataataatgacactaaaacaacaataacaacagcaaaaacaataataataataataataataatgatgataataattatccttcaGAGGCCAACACCTAGCAGTTAAAATGGCATGCAAAGAATGTGAATGAGAAAGGAAACCAACAAACGCAATTAAatccagaaagaaaaaacagagaagggagaaaaaactgAGAAAAGTGTAAATTCAAAAACATAGAATGATGAGAAGAGTGGAAAAACAGTACAGATAATGCAAATGAGAATAGAACaaaccagggagggagggagggagggagagagggagggagggagggagggagggagggagagagggagtgagggagagagagggagggagggagggagggagggagggagggagagagggagggagggagggagagagagagagagagagagagagagagagagagagagagacgagagagagagagacagagaggagagagacagagagagagagagagacagagagagagagagagagagagagagagagagagagagagagaggagagagagagagagagagagagagagagagagagagagagagagagagagagagggagagagaggagagagagagagagagagagagggagggagagaggagagagagagagagagagaggaggagagaggaggagagaggaggagagaggaggaggaggagagagagaggagagaggagagaggagagaggagagagaaggagaaagaaagagagagagagagagagcgagcgcgcgcgGAAGGACCACTCACCGGGTGCGTGGACACGATATGGTGGAGCATGTGCTGGAGGAGCCACTTGGGGGAGTCGCAGTTCCTGTAGTCGCCCCACTTCCCCGCCCCGTCGCTCGGCCGCTTCGGGGTTCCTGAGGGAGGCGCAGAGGGATAGGTTAGAGTCTGGGACATTTTCAAGGGTCTCTTCATGCTGTTAAAGGAGGTGGGTATTTTATGTGTAGGAATGTCtctatcattctcactctctcttattcaactcactaactcactaactcactaactcactaactcactaactcactaactcactaactcactaatatatatatatatatatatatatatatttctctttactttctctttctctctctctctctctctctctcacacacaaacacacacacacacacatacacacacacacacacaacacacacacacacacacacacacacacacacacacacacacacacacacacatacacacatacacacatacacacatacacacattcactcattcactcattcactcattctctctctctctctttcactcactcactcactatctctatctcactctatccATCTCACCGCTATCGGGGTTGCAGCAGAGCGGCGCCTCGCACACGGCATTGGCCCCGACGCGGTAGGAAGGGTCGTAGTGAGGATCCGTCAGATGCAGGACCTTCAGCACCTTCTTGCCGTTACTGATCACCCTCTCGGAGgccggggcggaggaggaggaggcggaagaggtggTGACAGggatttgttgttgctgctgttgttgtatttgtggtggttgttgttgcgGTTGCTGGTGGTGGGGTGGCGGTTGTACGCGCGCGCTGTTTACACTCTGGACCTGCGTGAAGGTTttagttatgtttttttattgttaatattaatcttTCCCGTTAATATTCGAATATTTTGTCATCGGAAGTATAATTcttaataaaatatcaatatttaCTATCAACCATCAAAACTAAACTACATCCAAAAGGAATTTTTCTTACATTCAACGATCCTATTTTCCGCCTAATTGGATAGTTTACATATCTAAACTAtcttaaatatatttctttttctctgtatcgCATCCAGAGTACTGTACTGCAACTGTATTTTCTCATTGCATCCAACATTTTTAAAATTACATCCACCAAAATCATTTCCTCACCTTACTCAGTCGATTTCTTTCCAGAATTAACAACTAAAAAATAAATCTTCTATATCACAAAacaactctttttttttactacgttCACAAATCTAACGAATGTCCCGTATTACAACAACGACACATATCCCTTGCATTACATTCACAAATTCCTTCAGATCACACCCACAATACCCACATACCCCACTCGCGACCCCCTCGCGACCCCCTCGCGACCCCCTCGCGACCCACATCCACGGCCCACCTCGCAACCCCCATCCACGACGACCTCGCGACCCCTCGCGACCCCCATCCACGACCCCTCGCGACCCCCCCATCCACGACCCCCTCGCGACCCCCATCCACGACCCCTTCGCGACTacccccacccactacccccctcGCGACCCCCATCACGACCCCCTCGCGACCCCACTCACGACCCCCTCGCGACCCCCATCCACGACCCCCTCGCGACCCCCATCCACGACCCCCTCGCGACCCAGCCTACCTGTGGCGGAGCGGAATCCAAACTCCGGCCGTGGTCCTCCCTCccatgttgctgctgctgctgaaggGGAGGATAATCCGGAGGCGGCAGGGTGATGCTCCAAGCGGTCCGCCGGAAGACGCCGCATCCCTGGCTGCCAAGGACGAGCGCGCACACTTCGTCGGCGTCGGCGTTGGTGTTCTGCAGGATCCACTCGAGGCGATCCTGTGGGGGCGAAAGGGGGGCTTCGTTATGGCCAAGCTGGGCTCGTTCCGCTTAACTATTATTAGTTCTTTCGATATTTTTACTTAtaaatttactatcattatcaatatcatcattacaattatcatcattattatcatccctactaCAATTATCACAATCCTTAAcagtataatctttatcattatcatactcatacagagtatcattatcattattataatcattataatcatcaacagtatcataatcatcattgtcattaacattatcataatcatcaagtagtatcatcaatatccttcTCGACCTTATCCTGGTTGATGAGGCCCCTGCACACGGCGATCGACTGGTAGCCAACGATGTAGCAGATTTTGACCAGGAAGTTGGCCATGATGTCGATGGGTCCTCCTAACCGGGAATATCCTATCACCATCTTGGATAGGACCCGGCAGGACCCGCAGTAGGTGTCGGAGCCCCGGAAGATCCTGTCGGTGTCgctccctccgcctccgcccccgaCTCCTCCCACGGTGTCAGATCCGTTAAGGGCGTTCAGGACCTGTCGGGAATTTTCATCTTATTTACATTACTCTTATTCATTCACCTGATGGGGGTGAATCTCCCTTCGTAAATACCTGGAGGAGGTACTACGGTGGCAAGAAACTCCCCTTGGACGCACCTGAAGGAGATGGTAGGATGGTATGACCTCCCTTTATACGTATTTGAAGGAGCAGATACGGCACGAAACTCCCTTGTACACACCTGAAGGAGTTGACACAACGACAAGAGCTTCCTGCATACGTACCTGAAGGAGTTGATACGACAAGATTTCCCTTTATACGTACCCAAAGGAGTTGATACAACGACAAGAGCTTCCTGCATACGTACCTGAAGGAGTTGATACGACAAGATTTCCCTTTATACGTACCCAAAGGAGTTGATACGACGACAAGAGCTTCCTGCATACGTACCTGAAGGAGTTGATACGACAAGATTTCCCTTTATACGTACCCAAAGGAGTTGATACAACGACAAGAGCTTCCTGCATACGTACCTGAAGGAGTTGATACGACAAGATTTCCCTTTATACGTACCCAAAGGAGTTGATACGACGACAAGAGCTTCCTGCATACGTACCTGAAGGAGTTGATACGACAAGATTTCCCTTTATACGTACCCAAAGGAGTTGATACGACGACAAGAGCTTCCTGCATACGTACCTGAAGGAGTTGATACGACAAGATTTCCCTTTATACGTACCCAAAGGAGTTGATACGACGACAAGAGCTCCCTTCATACGTACCTGAGGGAGTTGATACGACAAGATTTCCCTTTATACGTACCCAAAGGAGTTGATACGACGACAAGAGCTCCCTTCATACGTACCTGAGGGAGTTGATACGACAAGATTTCCCTTTATACGTACCCAAAGGAGTTGATACGACGACAAGAGCTCCCTTCATACGTACCTGAGGGAGTTGATACGACAAGATTTCCCTTTATACGTACCCAAAGGAGTTGATACGACGACAAGAGCTCCCTTCATACGTACCTGAAGGAGCTAACACAACGCAAAACTCCCCAGCTACGTACCTGATGGAGGTGATACGGCATGTTGCCCAGGGACTGCTCCGGCATCGCCATCCACGAGTCGATCTCATTGGACAGGACGACCACCTGGGCGTCGGGGCTCGAGGGCAGCGACCGCCCGCGCGCCACCTGGGCTCCCGCTCCGCCGCCCACCCAGTCTCCTGCAGAAGGGAAGCGAGATTTGGGGTTCGAGATTCAATCAAGAGGAGAGTTAGTGGCTAGACACAAAGGGAGGGTGAGCAGGAGAGGATAAGtgttaaaaggaggagggaaagggttaaaggaAGGAAGTGGCTAGACAcaaagggagggtgaaaaggagaggataagtgttaaaaggaggagggaaagggttaaaggaAGGAAGTGGCTAGACacaaagggagggtgagaaggagaggataagtgttaaaaggaggagggaaagggttaaaggagtgggaggaatgttgaaagggtaaggggagggagtaaagggtaAGGGGCGTGAtcaaggggtaaggggagggagtaaagggtaAGGGGCGTGATcaaggggtaagggtaaggattaaagggtaaggggaggggcgaaaggggaggggcgaaagggcgaggaaaggtaaggggaaggatgaaagggtgaGGCTAATATGGTAAATTTGGGAATATGAAGGGAACAAATGAAAAATGTTGAGTTTTTGGTTGACTGATTGTCCATAGTGCCAGAGGGCGGCTCTTATTGTCTAGTTGCCAGAAACAATCAGTTtcaccagcattatcatcatcctaaagATATGGAgccatgattaataataataataattaatatatatataattttatatatatatatatatatatatatatatatataacaaaatcaataaaaatacagaaatcaTTCCAAATCCTTAGTACAAATCTACCGATACATAAATCTACGCATATAAAACCCACATTTTACAACGCAAAAAAAAGCAAGCATATCAACATTGCaacaagaaaagtttttttttttaaataattcacGGTGGTTAATAACTCTCTTCTTGTCATAACACTGATAagacaaaaattaaaaataaaccagaaaaacTCAAAAGcaccaataacaaagataaattatattaataaaaagaatgaataacaataaagaaataataactcATATATGTAATACAACAGCTATAGGTACCATAACGCTAGACTGATCTGCGGATTAGAATATTTTAAATCTATGGGAAAGTTTAGTTAACCTCATTTACACTTTAACGGTTTTCTTTTACTTGAAAATTCATTAtcccattatcatagtcatcatcttcGCTttgactttcattatcattatcatcgcttaatctttatccttatcctcatcatgatcataattccagtcataattacaattatcatcctcctcatcatcacatttatcatatcattattaccatcatcactatagttacaattatcatgactatcaacATTACATTTTTcctattagcatcatcaccaccacaattttTTCCCCTATACGTTTCTAGCACACAGCTGCTCAAACTGTTTATTTTGGTGACGTCACAGCCGGATGACCTTGCCTGATCACTTTCATACGCGGGGTTTGATAAGGCTGACCCCTTTTTGCATTATATAAAATTCCAGATGCAGTCGCATATTACACCTTTTAGGTTTCGTCCAAAAAAGCACAATATCTGTGAAACTCTATCGTTATGTATTGTAGAGTGAATAATAGGAgcggtttttttttcgtttcttgtaTTTCAACGTATATTGTGACCCCAAAAATTATTCTGACAGTGCTCAGTTACTGCAGATACACAGTCATGTTAACCACCAATGGCAGTGTCGCCTCCTCCGTTGGAAGGTTCGGAATCATGCTGGAAACCACAGCTatcaaaatgtaaaatgtaaaaaaactGGTTTGAattaatcataatggtaacaaaGACACATACGTCCCCCCCCTCTNNNNNNNNNNNNNNNNNNNNNNNNNNNNNNNNNNNNNNNNNNNNNNNNNNNNNNNNNNNNNNNNNNNNNNNNNNNNNNNNNNNNNNNNNNNNNNNNNNNNNNNNNNNNNNNNNNNNNNNNNNNNNNNNNNNNNNNNNNNNNNNNNNNNNNNNNNNNNNNNNNNNNNNNNNNNNNNNNNNNNNNNNNNNNNNNNNNNNNNNNNNNNNNNNNNNNNNNNNNNNNNNNNNNNNNNNNNNNNNNNNNNNNNNNNNNNNNNNNNNNNNNNNNNNNNNNNNNNNNNNNNNNNNNNNNNNNNNNNNNNNNNNNNNNNNNNNNNNNNNNNNNNNNNNNNNNNNNNNNNNNNNNNNNNNNNNNNNNNNNNNNNNNNNNNNNNNNNNNNNNNNNNNNNNNNNNNNNNNNNNNNNNNNNNNNNNNNNNNNNNNNNNNNNNNNNNNNNNNNNNNNNNNNNNNNNNNNNNNNNNNNNNNNNNNNNNNNNNNNNNNNNNNNNNNNNNNNNNNNNCCTAGGTTAGGAAACCACTTTCGAAATACTTCAGTCCTCCCGTGGATCTGGTAAGGAGGTTGAGTTCAAGCATTTCAAGGCTATGACTGAAGATTAAAGGGCGAAGGGAAAATATACGACGACTAGAAGATGAATAACGAAGATCTATGGAAAAAATACTATAAAGGTAAAAAGGAAAATCGTAACACGAGAGAAAAAATTGtgtaatatggaaaaaaaagaaaatggagttctaagcaaaacaaagaaaatgggggtaacaagaaaaaagagaaaacggaacaaggagagacaaaagaaaacagaaaaaaagagtaagaagaaaaatcatTTAAACAATCATACCcgcagaaaaaaacaactaacaatcaaagcaaaataagaaacaaaatgatCCAAAAAAACACACctcaaataagaaaaacaaccgGCCAAGGCTCACAGGTCGAATACCAACCCGGCTCGACTCGACTACATGACACAGAATCCATAACGAGGTCTGTAACCTGCACATGTCAAACAGACGTCACTGTCATGATTCCCTTGACATCATGATTCGCGTTACGTTGCGGGTTCACCTTGACTTCACGACTGGCATTACATAGGGAATTATATAAGGCTGCCGAGTATaaaataggaaggggggggggagttgcattTTCTTTCAACTtgcaaaattgataaaaaaaggaaaggggggaagagtacctcctcccccctttccttttttttccatttttttcttactaaagGCCACTCTATAATATTGGAGTGAGAATTCAGGTCGTTTTAAGGGCTAAATTTAGGTCTAATTCTTAAAAACTTTGGGGGACTTTTGatttagggaagagagggaatccAAAATGTGGGTTTTATTGTCTATGATCATTAGGATTTATTGATTTAAcaattataattgatatttagAATTTTATAGGCATTAATACTTAGGATAAATAGATTTTAGGATACGAAATTTAAGATTTAGGATTTACTGGCTGTCAGATTTGGGACTTGGAAAGACTATTATCCTATAGAACGGTTAGATATAAAGACCAGAAAAAACAGTAATTCCTTAAAACTGCAATCTAAAAACGacttcaaaaaagagagaaaaaaggaagacgggGAAATGTCAAGTCCCGGATGTTCCACCGCGTAGCCTCAGTTTGCCCCGTCGTCGCCTCCTTCGGAACAAcgacacctatacacacacgcgctcgcacatacacacacacaaacacacacctccctcgaaaaacacacacacaaacacctccatcccaaacatacatacacatacacacctccctcctaaacacacacacacaaacacactgatactctcacacacctccctcccaaacacacacacacacacctctgtcccaaacacacacacacacacacacacctcgcccctaaaaacacacgcacacacctctgtcccaaacgcacacatacacacctccctcccaaacgcacacacacgcacccaaaaaCCGCCCGCACACACCTCCCTAACAACCCGCACCACCTCGGTACCCACACACACCACGGGGCCCTCCACCCGCAAGCCCCTGGTCCCCACACGCACCCAAAAACCGCCCGCACTGGCCCCCATTACTCCTTCTAAATACCCGCGGGAAACGCAGCCTCGGAGGCCAGCCTTGTGGAAATCGAAGGGACCCCTCTTTTTTCGCGCGAAGTGGCGGCGGCGGGAAACAAAGGAGGCGCGACAGGAGGTTCTTCAGTCCTTCGCCCGGGAAATCGAAGGGATTCCgatcctctttattctttattgcgAAATATTTGTGGCGGCGGCGGGAAACAAAGGAGGCGCGACAGGAGGTTCTTCAGTCCTTCGCCCGGGAAATCGAAGGGATTCCgatcctctttattctttattgcgAAATATTTGTGGCGGCGGCGGGAAACAAAGGAGGCGCGACAGGAGGTTCTTCAGTCCTTCGCCCGGGAAATCGAAGGGATTCCgatcctctttattctttattgcgAAATTTTTGTGGCGGCGGCGGGAAACCAAAGAGGCGCGACAGAAGGGATTCCgatcctctttattttttattctttattgcgAAATTTTTGTGGCGGCGG containing:
- the LOC113823877 gene encoding sphingomyelin phosphodiesterase (The sequence of the model RefSeq protein was modified relative to this genomic sequence to represent the inferred CDS: added 66 bases not found in genome assembly), which produces MVAIAVITSGARMLSGLLLHITTFLTSLGLGDWVGGGAGAQVARGRSLPSSPDAQVVVLSNEIDSWMAMPEQSLGNMPYHLHQVLNALNGSDTVGGVGGGGGGSDTDRIFRGSDTYCGSCRVLSKMVIGYSRLGGPIDIMANFLVKICYIVGYQSIAVCRGLINQDKDRLEWILQNTNADADEVCALVLGSQGCGVFRRTAWSITLPPPDYPPLQQQQQHGREDHGRSLDSAPPQVQSVNSARVQPPPHHQQPQQQPPQIQQQQQQQIPVTTSSASSSSAPASERVISNGKKVLKVLHLTDPHYDPSYRVGANAVCEAPLCCNPDSGTPKRPSDGAGKWGDYRNCDSPKWLLQHMLHHIVSTHPDVDYVLSTGDLVPHHIWKITPRENIAIMREMTDLLLEYFPNLPIYGAIGNHESFPRDSFPPPESPEVWSRFGVQWLYDAVADQWSRLMGSQVPPTARFAGYYSVLARPGLRIISINTNYCYRLNWWLLYKSVDPGMVLRWLVSELQQAESRGEVVHIIGHIPPFYSDCFAQWAHQFSRIVSRYAHIIRGQFYGHSHQDEFRVHYDVNAPNKPIGVQYVSPNNGPFHDLNPSYRVFYIDGDHPETTRNVLDYETWVMNLTHANKYDAPHWYQLYTARRDLQLPSLDPRHWDQLVQRMARDPQLFARYHRYQVQDSDSALSKGCDAECRRNTLCAIVEGDKFMPRKCRPHD